A single window of Gadus morhua chromosome 22, gadMor3.0, whole genome shotgun sequence DNA harbors:
- the LOC115535273 gene encoding mucin-5AC-like produces MTTTTAGPIKNTAGQTTITALPITNTAGPTAVPTTTKAGPTTTILSPTTTIAGQTTSGKTTKPVPTKTTAAPTTTTAGQTTATLSPTTDIPAPSTTSAGPTSTTAAPTTTTTAPTTTTSIPTPTTAGLPTTTAAQTTTTAASTTNTAGTTTTTPGPTTTKSIPTTTKAEQTTTTSGPTTTTAGPTTTIASQPTTITGPTTSGKTTKSVPTKTTAGPTTNTAGPTIIFGQMTTTSSPATNTAGPTKITTGPTTTTAGPTTTIAGQIATLPGQTNTTAGPTTTTAAPTTTKAAQTTTTAGQTTATLSPTTAISAPTTTSAGPTTTTAAPTTTKTAPTTTTSIPTTTTAGLPTNTARPTTTTAGLTTTTAVPTSTTTGPKTTTAAQTRTTASSTTNTAGTTTTKPGPTTTKSIPTTTKAEQTTTRAGPSTPTLSPTTTTAGPTKNTAGSRTTTAGPTTSKAGPTTLTAGPITTTIPTTTKHGTKMTTAGPTTTTAGLPTTKAGPTTTTSSPTTTTAGPTTTTAVPTTTKNGSTATTAGPKTTTYSPKTTTVGPTTSPFSTSTTTAGPSPTTAVKTTTTAGPTKNTAGPSPNTAVKTTTTAGPTKNTAGQTTITALPITNTAGPTAEPTTTTSGPTTTTAGPTTTIASQPTTIAGPTTSGKTTKSVPTKTTAGPTTNTAGPTIIFGQTTITSSPATNTAGPTKITTGPTTTTAGPTTTIAGQIATVAGQTTTTTGPTKTTAVPTATTAGPTITTFGTTKITAVPTTTIAGPITSDQSTTTAGPTTTNAQPTPTTAGPTTTTTGLSTTTAGPTTTATTADGSSNVVALQPVVLMPVVLMPVVLTPAGMMPVVLTPSGMMPVAVMPLANMPVSSMSGSSSVHNQYSFLVLTILGLTTRLLI; encoded by the coding sequence atgacaacaaccacagctggaccaataaaaaacacagcTGGCCAAACAACCATTACAGCTCTACCAATAACTaacacagctggaccaacagcTGTACCAACAACCACCaaagctggaccaacaactaccataCTTAGCCCAACAACCACCATAGCTGGACAAACTACATCTGGCAAGACAACAAAACCTGTTCCAACAAagaccacagctgccccaacgactaccacagccGGCCAAACTACCGCAACATTAAGCCCTACAACAGACATTCCTGCCCCATCAACTACCTCCGCTGGGCCCAcatctaccacagctgccccaacaactacaacaactgccccaacaactaccacatcaATCCCAACTCCCACTACAGCTGGACTaccaactaccacagctgcccaaaCAACAACTACCGCTGCGTCAACAACTAACACCGCTGGAACAACCACTACCACacctggaccaacaactaccaaatCAATCCCAACAACCACCAAAGCTGAACAAACAACTACCACCtctggaccaacaacaaccacagctggaccaacaactaccatagCTAGCCAACCAACCACAATAACTGGACCAACCACATCTGGCAAGACAACAAAATCTGTTCCAACAAAGACCACAGCTGGTCCAACAACTaacacagctggaccaacaataATATTTGGCCAAATGACCACAACATCGAGCCCCGCAACCAACACAGCTGGTCCAACAAAAATCACaactggaccaacaactaccacagctggaccaacaacaaccataGCTGGGCAGATAGCTACCCTACCTGGCCAAACAaataccacagctggaccaacaactaccacagctgccccaacaacaaccaaagcTGCCCaaacgactaccacagctgggcAAACTACCGCAACATTAAGCCCTACAACAGCCATttctgccccaacaactacctcCGCTGGGCccacaactaccacagctgccccaacaactacaaaaactgccccaacaactaccacatcaATCCCAACTACCACCACAGCTGGACTACCAACTAACACAGCTcgcccaacaacaaccactgctggactaacaactaccacagctgtcCCAACATCTACCACCACTGGACCaaaaactaccacagctgcccaaaCAAGAACTACCGCTTCGTCAACAACTAACACCGCTGGAACAACCACTACCAAacctggaccaacaactaccaaatCAATCCCAACAACCACCAAAGCTGAACAAACAACTACCAGAGCTGGTCCATCTACCCCAACATTAAGccccacaacaaccacagctggaccaacaaaaaacacagcTGGATCAagaactaccacagctggaccaaccaCTTCTaaagctggaccaacaacattAACGGCTGGACCAATAACCACAACAAtcccaacaacaaccaaacatgGAACAAAAAtgaccacagctggaccaactacCACCACAGCTGGACTACCAACTACCAAAGCTGGCCCAACTACCACAACATCAAGccccacaacaaccacagctggaccaacaactaccacagctgtaccaacaactaccaaAAATGGATCAACagctaccacagctggaccaaaaACTACCACATATAgcccaaaaacaacaacagttggCCCAACAACTTCCCCATTTAGCAcatcaacaaccacagctggaccgTCTCCCACCACAGCTGTTAagacaacaaccacagctggaccaacaaaaaacacagcTGGACCATCTCCCAACACAGCTGTTAagacaacaaccacagctggaccaacaaaaaacacagcTGGCCAAACAACCATTACAGCTCTACCAATAACTaacacagctggaccaacagctgaaccaacaactaccacctctggaccaacaacaaccacagctggaccaacaactaccatagCTAGCCAACCAACCACAATAGCTGGACCAACCACATCTGGCAAGACAACAAAATCTGTTCCAACAAAGACCACAGCTGGTCCAACAACTaacacagctggaccaacaataATATTTGGCCAAACGACCATAACATCGAGCCCCGCAACCAACACAGCTGGTCCAACAAAAATCACaactggaccaacaactaccacagctggaccaacaacaaccataGCTGGGCAGATAGCTACCGTAGCTGGCCAAACAACTACCACAACTGGCCCAACTAAAACAACGGCTGTCCCAACtgctaccacagctggaccaacaataACCACATTTGGCACAACTAAAATAACAGCTGTTCCAACTACAACCATTGCTGGCCCAATAACATCTGACCAGTccacaaccacagctggaccaacaactaccaatGCTCAACCAACACCTactacagctggaccaacaactaccacaactgGTCTGTctacaaccacagctggccCCACAAcgacagcaacaacagcagatGGCAGTTCCAATGTAGTTGCATTACAGCCAGTTGTCTTGATGCCAGTAGTCTTGATGCCAGTAGTCTTGACTCCAGCAGGCATGATGCCAGTAGTCTTGACTCCATCAGGCATGATGCCAGTAGCCGTGATGCCACTGGCCAATATGCCAGTATCTTCAATGTCTGGCTCCTCTTCAGTTCATAATCAATACAGTTTTCTTGTCTTAACAATCCTTGGTCTCACAACCAGGCTTTTAATTTAG